The following are encoded together in the Hemicordylus capensis ecotype Gifberg chromosome 4, rHemCap1.1.pri, whole genome shotgun sequence genome:
- the FOXE3 gene encoding forkhead box protein E3, with translation MNLAGFSFFSGMCTMTADSLHSPSQGASPGSPNLHRGSPSSCKVEPLLIKSEPRGSPAERAGEQSSEDPLPCSGAGGGGAGGGGGGRRRKRPVQRGKPPYSYIALIAMAIANAPERRLTLGGIYKFITERFPFYRENPKKWQNSIRHNLTLNDCFVKIPREPGHPGKGNYWTLDPAAEDMFDNGSFLRRRKRFKRTDLTTYPGYVHSASAFTPNPGPVARPGPCNGSGGAGYPGSSGPIYSPGGSYSAQLPGLPQYPGAPAALPPRMFSIDSLISSQQQQQVAALQASPVGPELGHHPMGLNGAGDLGSCPVGNPEACFQSQPVSPGLLGRQPPALAYPYSASPPGHLAVPQGAYSPPNAQLYAAPNRLTLQPGRPASSCADHAEQLLGLAASQLNGLGQFGAATNNSYMRQPNFPSGLERYL, from the coding sequence ATGAATCTGGCCGGCTTTTCCTTTTTCTCGGgtatgtgcaccatgacagccgACTCCCTCCACTCGCCCAGCCAGGGGGCTAGCCCGGGTTCCCCCAACTTGCACAGAGGCTCCCCGTCGAGCTGCAAAGTGGAGCCGCTGTTGATCAAATCGGAGCCCAGAGGAAGCCCGGCGGAGAGAGCAGGGGAGCAGTCTTCCGAGGACCCGTTGCCTTGCtcgggcgcaggtggaggaggagccgGTGGAGGCGGCGGGGGCCGTCGGAGGAAGCGGCCGGTGCAGCGCGGCAAGCCGCCGTATTCTTACATCGCACTGATCGCCATGGCCATCGCCAACGCGCCCGAGCGAAGACTCACGCTGGGCGGTATCTACAAGTTCATCACGGAGCGTTTCCCCTTCTATCGGGAGAACCCCAAGAAGTGGCAGAACTCCATCCGCCACAATCTGACGCTCAACGACTGCTTCGTCAAGATCCCTCGCGAGCCGGGCCACCCGGGCAAAGGCAACTACTGGACCCTGGACCCCGCCGCCGAGGACATGTTCGACAACGGCAGCTTCCTGCGCCGCAGAAAGCGCTTCAAGCGCACCGACCTCACCACCTATCCAGGCTACGTGCACAGCGCCAGCGCCTTCACGCCCAATCCGGGCCCCGTTGCCCGGCCGGGCCCTTGCAACGGCTCCGGAGGCGCAGGCTACCCGGGCAGCAGCGGCCCGATCTACTCGCCGGGCGGCTCCTATAGCGCGCAACTGCCTGGCCTTCCCCAGTACCCGGGGGCGCCCGCTGCCCTGCCGCCGCGGATGTTCAGTATCGACAGCCTCAttagctcccagcagcagcagcaagtggccGCTCTGCAGGCCTCCCCGGTGGGACCAGAGCTGGGGCATCATCCCATGGGCCTGAATGGGGCTGGCGACCTGGGCAGCTGCCCTGTGGGCAACCCGGAGGCTTGTTTCCAGAGCCAGCCAGTCAGCCCCGGCTTGCTGGGCCGGCAGCCCCCAGCCTTGGCCTACCCGTACTCGGCTTCCCCACCAGGCCACCTAGCGGTGCCGCAAGGCGCCTACTCCCCTCCTAACGCGCAACTCTACGCCGCCCCCAACAGGCTGACTCTGCAGCCCGGCCGCCCGGCCTCTTCCTGCGCTGACCACGCGGAGCAACTCTTAGgccttgcagcctcccagctcaacGGTCTTGGGCAGTTTGGAGCCGCCACCAATAACTCTTACATGAGGCAGCCCAACTTCCCTTCAGGCCTGGAGAGATACTTGTGA